GTTACTGAGGAACTCTGCCTCCAAGACTAGACATATGGGAAGAAATCGCCTAATGGTTTTTTGTCTATGTTGAAATTAGAACCTTGAACTCCACTGATTTTCACCCACTTCATTGACAGTTATTTCACACCCTTGAGTGCTAGCGCAACCAGCTACTTTTGAGTCGGTACACATCCGACACGAGTACGCCAACCCATATTTTGCAGTGTCTTTTTATTGCATTTCCTTGTTAAATGGCTGATCCTAATTTACCTGCTCTCCCAagtcaagaaaagaaaaaaaaggtcaGTCCACCATGCAAAGCATATTATTCAAGCAAAGGAATGATGGCTTCCTTTGAGATCAGTTAAGCTAGAATGGCAGCATGCAGATAAAACAACACACAAGGGAGACTTCATCAGGAACCACATCTTTTTCTTCCGTGAGAAGTTCGAATGCCTCCATCCGTACCCATTTAAACATATCCAGCAGCAAAGAATTCCAACATACAGTATTAGCATGCTGGACACCTTTTCTGAATCAAAGATCCTTCCACATTTCGCAAACAATGTATATCATAAAGTATTAGTTGCTACCTTCAATCTCCAAGCATGAATATCATATTAAAGGTCCAATCAAACCACTGCCAATCTCTTCGTTATACACCTGAAATATGACATATTCCAGGATTCCCAGCAGGAAGAAGCTCAACAGCAGGTTGGCTCAATCACCTTTGCACAATATTGCTTATTAACTGAGGACAATGTACATGGTAATGCCCCATTGAGGGACATGAAGTGTAAAGAGAATGAAAAACATATTACAGTTTTTCACGCAAGAATTGGAATTATGATTTTGATAGCATGTGAGCCTTGGCATCCGGGGTTCCATTCAGCGCACTGCTTGCAGCATTTAGCGAGCAAAATGATGTGACGTCCAGACTCTTGACAATTTGAAGCTAACACACTTATGGAGCATGATAACAACCTCCATGGAAGGATATCTGCTGCATAAGATTTTAATCAACTCCATGAAACAGGATCAATAGAAGTATGGGCACAAACTAAGGAATATTCAGACTTCTCTCCGAATAACTCCAGCCTGAAATTGCATGGTCATAGTCAGACAGCAAAGTTGACAATGTTGTTCTTGCTTCATGTCTCCAGAGAGAGTTTGCGAGGGcataacaacagaatcatattTATTAGCAGAGAGTGCTCATGCTTATGGCACACTACTTAAACTATGCTATCCATATCTCAAGAATCAAAGGCTTCAGAAGCCATTTTGTTTCTAAGATAGTATCTTCAATTGCTGGATGTCATCGTAAACGGTTCTCGAAATCAGACCTCTTTGCACCACGTTACCCCAAAACATATCTAAAAGGCTATTCTCATCAGAGTAAGAAGCATTAAAACCTTTGTACATTTTGAGAGTTATCATTAGCCTTCTTTTGTACATGTCGTCTAACAAATATGATGCAGCATCAACCTTCCCTACCTTAAAGTAAGCATATGCAAGAGTAGCATATATCAGACTATCTCCAAGCACTCCCTTTGATTGCATGATGTGGAAAACTTTTTCAGCACCATCAATTTTACCTTTCTTGCACAACCTCCTTATTATTGCCCTATAGAAGGAAACATCAACAAGATAACCTCTTCTTGTAAACTCATCTAGCAATGAGATAACTGCCCCCTCATTAATCAGGTGGCAGTAAGCATCCACAAGCCACGAATACGAGCAGTAACTGGGAGAAAGTCCAATCCTGACCATGTCAAATAGAACTTCTTTGGCCCCATCTGTATCCTTTACTTTACAAAATCCATGAATCATAGCATTGTAAGTGAAGCGGTCAGGTTTTAGTCCACCTTCCAACAtcttatttttcactttaagagCAGATTTCATATCCCCGATCTTGCAGTAACCATTAATCAGAGTGTTGCATGTCACATTATCAGGTACAACTCTCTTCTCATTCATCTCATTTAATAGTATATTTGCATCCTTCATCTGGCCTTGTTCACACAATTTCCGAAGAATTGAGTTGTAAGTGACAACCCCTGGATACAAGCCCTTTGCCTCCATTGCATCTCTCAGTTTTAAAGCTTCAGTAACGCTGTTGGCTCTACAATATCCATCTATCAATGTAGTGTACGTAACCAGGTTAGCGATAGCATCTTTAATTTCCTTGAAAAGCCTCATAGCCTCCCTCATTCTCCCTTCCCTACAGTAACTGTAAATTAATGAATTATAGGTTACAATATCAGGGCGTACTCCTGTTCTTTCCATcctatcctgcacgcagaaagcTTCATAATGCATGCCTTTCTTGCAGTACAATGATATCAACGTGTTATAAGTGTAAAGGTCAGGGAATATAGCCTTAAATTCCATTTCTCTCAATAAATCTTCAGCCCGCTCTACATCACCAGACTTACAACAAGCATGCATAAGCACGTTATAGATGTATATATTTGGAACCACCCCCATTTTTTGCATCTTTTTGTAAATTTTCCACAAAGTATCAGTCAACCCATCCTTGACCAATGAATTCAGAAGGCTAGTGCAAGCATGCATATGGGGCATAAGCTTACAAACCCTCATATGCTCAAAAACCTGAATTGCATCATGGGGTAGCTTTGAGTTAGCATAGTATATTACCAACCAACTTAAAAGATGTGAGTTCACATCACTATTCAGATTGGAGCTCACAAGCGCATTCAAAACTGTCGGTGATGATAGAAAGTGTTTGATCGCCACCTTTTGAAGCATCTCTTGTGCAGTTTTGAAGTGCTTTTGTTTGGTGAGTATGTAAGTCATAGTCCAAGAAGATTGCAATGAATGCTTGTAATTGGGAACTGATTCAGCCCACTTAAAGAATGACCATGAGAGGGAGAAATAAGATTGCGATAAATCAAGAAGGGCTTGACTAACAGTGGTGGAAGTCACACATGAACCGATCTTAGGCTTCAAAAGGTTGTCCCAGTGTCCCTTGAGGATAACTGCAGCAACAGCTTTGACCATTTCATTGTCAACATTTGTGCGAACCAGGTAGGCCATGGAAAAGAAAGATAAGGAATCCACCCCACACCTCACTGGTTTCCAATATTTTCTTGCAACTTTTGCTCAAATAGTTATGCAATTTAAAGAGATGGGAAAAATTATTGAGAACCGGTCCTCGGCTTTGGTGTCTATCATCAGTCATCAAACTCATCAATGCAGGCTGCAAAAGTAACATAAAGAGCAAAGAGAGGATGATTTCAGAGTAAGAACTCAGGTATAATAGAAAATATTTACTACTAACTACCAGAAAAAAAATACATAACAATTATAATGAATTCAGTCCCTGCATCTACAAGGACAAAGATCTAAGCAAACCTATAACAACACGACCTATGCTATAAGTATTGAGGTGATCATATAGCTCCTAGCACCTATCGCTGTCTCTATAATGATTGGTAAGCTTCCATGGCAACAGGCTATTGTGGATTGGTTTGTGCTCTGATGGTAGATATCCAGCCAGCATTTGGCTCACATGCCGATCCTTCAGACAGAAAAACAAATGCCTTCCCTAATGCAATAACATATGTGTATGTATCTTTGTCTTCTTTTGTCCTTTTGTCAATTTTATTATCCTAAAGTAAATGGATGTAGAGGTCCTTCAACAATTAAATGTATCCCTTATGGTAGTTCCTACACTACAATTGCTAACTATTAACTTCTAGAAGCTCCATTCATCTTGAGCCTTAATCCTTTTTGCTTCTATCTATTGAGGGGAAACATTCTGCTAGCTATTCTGGACCACTTTCCACAAAATGATAGATAGGACATCTTAAATGTGTCTAGTAAGATTAAGGGACTTATGTCAATTTACCTCCCAGCAATTGCGaaatataaagaatataaaaacaGAAAAAGAACACTCAGTTTTGTTCCACAGAGACATGACCAAATTGTTTCACCTCAGCCACCTCCCATAACCCCCACTTCAATTGGTATGCCCTTCTCCTGCCTCATGGCCCATCATGTACTTCTCAATCCTAGCAACATCATCACAAGTATCTCCTATGCCTCAAGCCTGTTCTGCCTACTTGACCACCCAAACCTAGAAACCCCACTACTCTCACAACCCCAAATTCCCACTAAAAACCTCGAATCATACCCTAGCCCGCTACCTATCATTATTTTGGATCTCCAATAATTCAAAGTTACAATCAAAAATAAGAGCAAAGGATATCGAGACAGGAAATAAATCAGACAGTTCTCTAAAGTTTAGCTAAATCCTTTTTTTATGTGCTTAAGCTTAAAACATCCTTTTCTTCAACATCATAGGTGACCCTCCTATCAAACATCCCCTTATAAACTTCAGCCAATTCTTGCTTATCAGTTTCAGCCAATGAAACAGATATCAAAATCAGGCAGCACAAATTATCTGAATTTAACATGTCATCAGAAAATAAAAGGAGCAAGTCTTGCATCAATCACGAAAACAGGAACCATGACTTATCACCTATAAACTACTTTAATATTAAAGAAAATCTAAACAAatatagggtgtgttcggtatggaggaaaatatttttcagaaaatgtttcccaattttctcatattcggttggtcaaaatgttctggaaaacattttctctaggaaaacaagttccttaaaaatgagaaaaatgacctaccctaatggaagtagggaaaacaagttccataagtaacattccaaattcattgtctcctccccaccCAACCAACCCCCACCCCCAATGGCAGAGCCAGGAATTTGGCGAAGGATGTGCAAATTTTCTTCTCAATTGTGTTAAGAAtgtgcaaaattaaatatatactcataACAGCTAACATTTAACCTATATACACCACGTAATATTCCGGCTAAGGGTGTGCCTCGGACCTTCCGCCACCCCCAAACCCCAGTCCCCACCCCATCTCACCCCTATAGTGTTTCACTAAATTACATATAAATGTTTCTTGGGATAATATTTTCTTAACTTACTtaccgaacacaagaaaatatacattttctaggaaaacatttcCCTTCGTACTGAACACACCCATAGAATCTAGGAATATATCGTCTGGAATCCCAGCTTTAGCAGCCAAATAATGTACATAAGTCCCTTCCTGAAGAGACACTGCAGCGT
The sequence above is a segment of the Lycium barbarum isolate Lr01 chromosome 6, ASM1917538v2, whole genome shotgun sequence genome. Coding sequences within it:
- the LOC132643593 gene encoding pentatricopeptide repeat-containing protein At5g38730 → MAYLVRTNVDNEMVKAVAAVILKGHWDNLLKPKIGSCVTSTTVSQALLDLSQSYFSLSWSFFKWAESVPNYKHSLQSSWTMTYILTKQKHFKTAQEMLQKVAIKHFLSSPTVLNALVSSNLNSDVNSHLLSWLVIYYANSKLPHDAIQVFEHMRVCKLMPHMHACTSLLNSLVKDGLTDTLWKIYKKMQKMGVVPNIYIYNVLMHACCKSGDVERAEDLLREMEFKAIFPDLYTYNTLISLYCKKGMHYEAFCVQDRMERTGVRPDIVTYNSLIYSYCREGRMREAMRLFKEIKDAIANLVTYTTLIDGYCRANSVTEALKLRDAMEAKGLYPGVVTYNSILRKLCEQGQMKDANILLNEMNEKRVVPDNVTCNTLINGYCKIGDMKSALKVKNKMLEGGLKPDRFTYNAMIHGFCKVKDTDGAKEVLFDMVRIGLSPSYCSYSWLVDAYCHLINEGAVISLLDEFTRRGYLVDVSFYRAIIRRLCKKGKIDGAEKVFHIMQSKGVLGDSLIYATLAYAYFKVGKVDAASYLLDDMYKRRLMITLKMYKGFNASYSDENSLLDMFWGNVVQRGLISRTVYDDIQQLKILS